In a single window of the Candidatus Aminicenantes bacterium genome:
- a CDS encoding DUF4416 family protein has product MAEPKPFLPVKPVCGIIAASDEAFREAEAGLEGLLGLVQARSPRFAFSLTDYYVAEMGPGLKRGFLSFAGLIEPQRLAGLKLATNALEGEIRRRFASGLRPVNLDPGYLTKAALIMATAKDFSHRVPLADGIYAHLEFLFARNGGIRCLDWTYPDFLQTGYKAFFLEVRRRYLEELRKTPGAV; this is encoded by the coding sequence ATGGCCGAACCCAAGCCGTTCCTTCCGGTTAAACCGGTGTGCGGGATCATCGCGGCCTCCGACGAGGCGTTCCGCGAGGCGGAAGCCGGCTTGGAAGGCCTTTTGGGCCTAGTCCAGGCCCGCAGCCCGCGCTTCGCGTTCTCCTTGACGGATTACTATGTCGCGGAGATGGGGCCCGGACTGAAGCGGGGGTTCTTAAGCTTCGCCGGGCTCATCGAGCCCCAGCGCCTGGCCGGACTCAAGCTGGCCACCAACGCGCTGGAGGGCGAGATTCGGCGGCGCTTCGCTTCGGGCCTTCGCCCCGTCAACCTCGACCCGGGATATCTGACCAAGGCTGCCTTGATCATGGCCACGGCCAAGGATTTTTCGCACCGGGTTCCCTTGGCCGACGGCATCTACGCCCACCTTGAATTCCTGTTCGCTCGGAACGGCGGCATCCGGTGCCTGGATTGGACCTACCCCGACTTCCTGCAGACCGGCTATAAGGCTTTCTTCCTGGAAGTGAGGCGGCGCTATCTCGAGGAACTCAGGAAGACCCCGGGCGCGGTTTAA
- the thpR gene encoding RNA 2',3'-cyclic phosphodiesterase: protein MRTFIAIDLEPDLKANLAEFIKRLKKINEKDVSWSGPDGLHLTLKFLGEIPEAKLAAVKESLAGVVSSQKSFPLVLKGTGYFPPNSKFIRVLWAGVFEQPTLMNLHREIDFEMAKHGFIPESHPFHPHLTLGRVRTALRLHDVLDELERHKYSTFGQMTAGQVTLFESRLQPAGASYGILAEYPLP, encoded by the coding sequence ATGCGCACGTTCATCGCCATCGACCTCGAGCCGGACCTGAAGGCGAACTTGGCCGAGTTCATCAAACGCCTTAAGAAGATCAACGAGAAGGACGTCAGCTGGTCCGGCCCGGACGGCCTCCACCTGACCCTCAAATTCCTGGGCGAGATCCCCGAGGCCAAGCTGGCCGCGGTGAAGGAGAGCCTCGCCGGAGTCGTCAGCTCCCAGAAGTCGTTCCCGCTCGTGCTCAAGGGGACTGGGTATTTCCCTCCGAACTCCAAGTTCATCCGCGTCCTCTGGGCCGGCGTCTTCGAACAGCCGACCCTGATGAACCTGCATCGCGAGATCGACTTCGAGATGGCCAAGCACGGCTTCATCCCTGAAAGCCATCCCTTCCATCCCCATCTGACCCTGGGCCGGGTCCGGACGGCTCTTCGCCTGCACGACGTCCTGGACGAGCTCGAGCGCCACAAGTACTCCACTTTCGGCCAGATGACGGCCGGCCAAGTCACTCTGTTCGAGAGCCGCCTCCAGCCGGCCGGAGCAAGCTACGGCATCCTCGCGGAGTACCCTCTGCCATGA
- a CDS encoding NAD(P)-dependent glycerol-3-phosphate dehydrogenase yields MKACVIGGGSWGSAFALYLGRLGYPTRLWIREPDIFLAARRDRENSVFLPGYRFPADVTFHDDYEEALAGAEYVFIAVPSQFCRRVFGHLAGRLQPGQALISLTKGIEKSTLKRMTEVMADCFGPTERPLAVLSGPSFSKEVAEGHPTALVLASDESDLAHRLQGLLSSLSLRVYTTRDVVGVELAGALKNVIAIAAGISDALRFGHNSRASLVTRGLAEIGRLGLHMGAQRKTFAGLAGMGDLVLTCTGHLSRNRRVGLELGAGRRLAEIVADMRMVAEGIPTTVSAYHLARREGIEMPITEQVYAILVRRKDPRRALGDLMSRGLKDE; encoded by the coding sequence ATGAAAGCCTGCGTCATCGGCGGCGGCAGCTGGGGTTCCGCTTTCGCCCTCTATCTCGGCCGCCTCGGGTATCCGACCCGGCTCTGGATTCGCGAGCCGGATATCTTCCTGGCCGCTCGGCGCGATCGCGAGAATTCCGTCTTTCTCCCCGGCTACAGGTTTCCGGCCGACGTCACTTTTCACGACGACTATGAGGAAGCCCTGGCCGGAGCGGAATACGTCTTCATCGCCGTCCCCTCCCAGTTCTGCCGCCGCGTCTTCGGCCATCTGGCCGGCCGGCTGCAGCCCGGCCAAGCCCTGATCAGCCTGACCAAGGGGATCGAAAAGTCGACGCTCAAGCGGATGACCGAAGTCATGGCCGATTGCTTCGGGCCAACAGAACGCCCGCTGGCCGTCCTCTCCGGCCCCAGCTTCTCCAAGGAGGTGGCCGAGGGCCACCCGACCGCGTTGGTTTTAGCCTCCGACGAATCCGATCTGGCCCACCGCCTGCAGGGCCTTCTGTCCAGCCTGAGCCTGAGGGTCTACACAACGCGGGACGTCGTGGGGGTGGAGCTGGCCGGCGCTCTGAAGAACGTCATCGCCATCGCAGCCGGCATCTCCGACGCCCTGCGCTTCGGCCACAATTCGCGGGCTTCGCTTGTGACGCGGGGACTGGCCGAGATCGGCCGACTGGGCTTGCACATGGGGGCTCAGCGCAAAACCTTCGCCGGCCTGGCCGGCATGGGAGACCTGGTCCTGACCTGCACCGGCCATCTCAGCCGCAACCGGCGAGTCGGGCTGGAGCTCGGGGCGGGCCGCCGGCTGGCCGAAATCGTGGCCGACATGCGCATGGTAGCCGAGGGCATTCCGACCACCGTCTCGGCTTACCATTTGGCCCGGCGCGAAGGCATCGAGATGCCGATCACCGAGCAGGTCTATGCGATCTTAGTCCGGCGCAAGGATCCCCGCCGGGCCCTCGGCGATCTGATGTCGCGCGGGCTCAAGGACGAATGA
- a CDS encoding phosphatidylglycerophosphatase A, with product MRVSKVFSTCLGAGLFPFAPGTFASLIAVLIHALLLARLSDPLRGAVIAAVFFLGIAAAGSTARSLGLKDPRLIVIDEVVGQWLALFAAPPGWLPLLVGFLLFRGFDILKPFGIRRLEALPGGWGIMADDVAAGLASLAILRLLLLAL from the coding sequence ATGAGAGTCAGCAAAGTCTTTTCCACTTGTCTGGGCGCGGGCCTCTTTCCGTTCGCCCCGGGCACTTTCGCCAGCTTGATCGCGGTTCTGATCCATGCCCTTTTATTGGCTCGGCTCAGCGACCCGCTTCGGGGAGCCGTCATCGCCGCCGTGTTCTTTCTCGGTATCGCCGCAGCGGGATCGACGGCCCGATCGCTCGGGCTCAAGGACCCTCGCCTGATCGTGATCGACGAAGTCGTCGGACAGTGGCTGGCGCTCTTCGCCGCCCCTCCGGGCTGGCTTCCCCTTCTCGTCGGCTTCCTCCTTTTCCGGGGCTTCGACATCCTCAAGCCTTTCGGTATCCGGCGCCTCGAAGCGCTGCCCGGCGGCTGGGGCATCATGGCCGACGATGTCGCGGCCGGCCTGGCCTCGCTGGCCATCCTCCGTCTTCTCCTGCTGGCGCTATGA
- a CDS encoding competence/damage-inducible protein A translates to MNIEIVAVGSELLSTRFADTNSLYLTERLSDLGLSVARRTIVGDQGPDLEVSLRQALAFADLVLVGGGLGPTGDDRTRESAAAALGRRLVFRSDLAAGIEARFQKLGRPMSEPNLRQAWIVEGAEVLPNANGTAPGQWIEADGKILALLPGPPHELNGVFESGVWPRLKARSFQHASRLMIRTTGLGESDLEARIADLYPADERRRLTVLASPGRVDLHITAVSPESAEQAAALAEALAAALRDRLGTFIYGGEGADLEAVVVGLLADAGATLATAESCTGGLVAHRLTNVPGSSRVFLGGFVAYGNAAKARDLGVEPALIAAEGAVSPAVALAMASGARSRMEADWGLALTGIAGPGGGSPDKPVGLVYIALAGPDGVAVERHVFPGRREAVKFQASQRALDRLRRRLAGIA, encoded by the coding sequence ATGAACATTGAAATTGTCGCCGTCGGTTCGGAGCTGCTGTCGACCCGGTTCGCGGACACGAACTCGCTTTATCTGACCGAGCGGTTGAGCGATCTGGGATTGTCGGTGGCCCGGCGAACGATCGTGGGCGATCAGGGTCCGGACTTGGAGGTTAGCCTGCGGCAGGCGTTGGCCTTCGCCGACCTCGTTCTGGTCGGCGGCGGACTGGGCCCGACCGGAGATGATCGGACTCGGGAATCCGCGGCGGCGGCCCTTGGGCGCAGGCTGGTCTTCCGGTCGGATCTGGCAGCCGGGATCGAGGCGCGCTTCCAGAAGCTCGGCCGTCCGATGTCCGAGCCCAACCTCCGCCAAGCCTGGATCGTCGAAGGCGCCGAAGTCCTGCCGAACGCCAACGGGACTGCGCCCGGGCAATGGATCGAGGCGGACGGAAAGATCCTGGCGCTGCTGCCGGGACCGCCCCACGAGCTGAACGGCGTCTTCGAAAGCGGGGTCTGGCCCCGCCTCAAGGCCCGGAGCTTCCAGCATGCTTCGCGACTCATGATCCGGACGACCGGACTCGGCGAATCCGATCTCGAAGCCCGAATCGCGGATCTTTACCCGGCGGACGAACGCCGGAGGCTGACGGTTCTGGCCTCCCCCGGACGGGTCGACCTGCACATCACGGCCGTATCGCCCGAAAGCGCTGAGCAGGCGGCAGCCTTGGCCGAAGCCCTGGCCGCGGCGCTCCGGGATCGGCTTGGGACCTTCATCTACGGCGGCGAAGGCGCCGATCTGGAAGCGGTCGTCGTCGGACTTCTCGCCGACGCGGGTGCGACCCTCGCCACGGCCGAATCGTGCACCGGCGGGCTTGTCGCCCACCGCTTGACCAACGTGCCCGGCAGCTCGCGGGTCTTCCTGGGCGGGTTTGTCGCCTACGGCAACGCCGCCAAAGCCCGCGACCTCGGCGTCGAGCCCGCGTTGATCGCCGCCGAGGGCGCGGTCAGCCCCGCTGTGGCCCTAGCCATGGCCTCCGGCGCCCGGAGCCGAATGGAGGCCGATTGGGGCTTGGCGTTGACCGGCATCGCCGGACCCGGAGGAGGCTCGCCGGACAAGCCCGTCGGGCTTGTCTACATCGCCCTGGCCGGCCCGGACGGCGTTGCGGTGGAGCGGCATGTCTTTCCGGGCCGCCGCGAGGCGGTCAAGTTCCAAGCCAGTCAGAGAGCGCTCGACCGTCTGCGGCGGCGGCTCGCGGGAATCGCTTGA
- the plsY gene encoding glycerol-3-phosphate 1-O-acyltransferase PlsY, producing the protein MTPAAARLGFAAASYLLGAFPTGYLLIRSRTRRDIRSLGSGATGATNVLRVGGWRAALPVAVIDLVKGAIPAYVALQLFRDPAFSAQAASLAVLGHCYPVYIGFRGGKGVATAAGAMAALAPLPAAASLALFAAVVAATHYVSLGSILAAAAFPGFALLSGVAPSVAAWSVPIVLIILVRHAANIRRLLAGRELKLGAQGRTIR; encoded by the coding sequence ATGACTCCCGCGGCTGCCCGTCTGGGCTTCGCCGCCGCTTCCTACCTGCTGGGGGCTTTCCCCACGGGCTATCTCCTGATCCGATCCCGCACCCGGCGCGACATCCGATCGCTGGGAAGCGGCGCCACGGGAGCCACCAATGTGCTTCGCGTCGGCGGCTGGCGGGCGGCGCTGCCGGTGGCCGTCATCGATCTCGTGAAGGGGGCTATCCCCGCTTATGTGGCGCTCCAGCTCTTCCGCGATCCGGCCTTCTCCGCCCAAGCCGCCTCCCTGGCCGTGCTGGGCCATTGCTACCCCGTTTATATCGGCTTCCGGGGCGGTAAAGGCGTCGCTACGGCCGCGGGGGCCATGGCCGCTCTGGCGCCCTTGCCTGCGGCGGCCAGCCTGGCTCTCTTCGCCGCCGTCGTCGCCGCCACCCACTATGTTTCCCTGGGCTCCATCCTGGCTGCGGCCGCCTTTCCGGGATTCGCCCTCCTCTCCGGCGTCGCGCCGTCCGTCGCGGCCTGGAGCGTCCCGATCGTGCTCATTATTCTCGTCCGTCACGCCGCGAACATCCGCCGCCTGCTGGCGGGGCGGGAGTTGAAGCTCGGCGCCCAGGGAAGGACCATTCGATGA
- the metK gene encoding methionine adenosyltransferase — MSQDGIHLFTSESVTNGHPDKVCDQVSDAILDDLLAQDPNSRVACETLATTGMVLIAGEITTLGYCDFQKVVRETVRDIGYTRAHYGFDHETCCVLSSIHEQSPDIAQGVDESESHEQGAGDQGLMFGFACRETEELMPMPILLAHKLVRRLSDVRRLGVLKYLRPDGKSQVTIEYEGDIPRRVEAVVIAAQHDAEVKMEDLRHDIRRLVIDEVVPIAMMDKNTKFFINGTGRFELGGPIADTGLTGRKIIVDTYGGVGSHGGGCFSGKDPSKVDRSGSYMARYVAKNVVAAGLADKVEIQIAYAIGIAEPVSLMLDTFGTAKITEDKIKELIRAHFPLTPKGMIKHLELKRPIYRKTAAFGHFGRTEPEFTWERTDLAAVLRREAGL, encoded by the coding sequence ATGAGTCAAGACGGCATCCATCTCTTCACCTCGGAATCGGTGACCAACGGGCATCCGGACAAGGTGTGCGATCAGGTCTCCGATGCGATCCTGGACGATTTACTGGCCCAAGACCCCAACAGCCGGGTCGCCTGCGAGACGCTGGCCACGACCGGCATGGTCCTTATCGCCGGCGAGATCACCACCCTCGGCTACTGCGATTTCCAGAAAGTGGTCCGCGAGACGGTTCGCGACATCGGCTATACCCGGGCCCATTACGGGTTCGATCACGAAACCTGCTGCGTCCTGTCTTCGATTCATGAGCAGTCCCCGGACATCGCCCAGGGTGTGGACGAGAGCGAAAGCCACGAACAAGGGGCCGGCGACCAGGGCCTGATGTTCGGGTTCGCCTGCCGCGAAACCGAAGAGCTCATGCCCATGCCCATCCTGTTGGCCCATAAGCTCGTGCGCCGCTTGAGCGACGTCCGGCGCCTGGGCGTCCTGAAGTACCTCCGGCCCGACGGCAAGTCCCAGGTCACGATCGAGTACGAGGGCGACATCCCGCGGCGAGTCGAGGCCGTGGTCATTGCCGCCCAGCACGACGCCGAGGTTAAGATGGAAGACCTGCGGCACGACATCCGCCGCCTCGTCATCGACGAGGTCGTCCCGATCGCGATGATGGATAAGAACACGAAGTTCTTCATCAACGGCACCGGCCGCTTCGAACTGGGCGGCCCGATCGCCGACACGGGGTTGACCGGCCGCAAGATCATCGTCGATACCTACGGCGGCGTCGGCAGCCATGGCGGCGGCTGCTTCTCGGGCAAAGACCCCTCCAAGGTCGACCGGTCCGGTTCGTACATGGCCCGCTACGTGGCCAAGAACGTCGTCGCCGCCGGCCTGGCCGACAAGGTCGAGATCCAGATTGCTTACGCCATCGGCATCGCCGAGCCGGTCTCCCTGATGCTCGACACCTTCGGCACGGCCAAGATCACCGAAGACAAAATCAAGGAGCTCATCCGGGCCCACTTCCCGCTGACCCCCAAGGGCATGATCAAGCACCTCGAGCTCAAGCGCCCGATCTACCGCAAGACGGCCGCCTTCGGCCACTTCGGCCGGACCGAGCCCGAGTTCACCTGGGAGCGGACCGATCTGGCCGCCGTCCTCCGGCGCGAGGCGGGGCTGTAA
- the rimO gene encoding 30S ribosomal protein S12 methylthiotransferase RimO, whose amino-acid sequence MKSPAVALITFGCAKNLVDSEVMLGFLDRAGYRFVSDPDLADVVILNTCGFIGPSRDEADGAIGEAVERKRRRGGRVIVTGCYAERSGPALRGRYPEVDAWIGVRDFDKIVAVVRGESFRPGERTFLYGHDSPRVLSTPRGWAYLKVSEGCSHECAFCAIPAIKGPYRSRPAVSILREAADLADRGMREIVLISQDTTYFGRDRGRAEGLAGLLGGLARVEGLARIRFLYGYPEETSDALLEAMSHPKVCRYLDIPFQHADPAVVKRMRRTFAAARALRLLDRIRTRLPGAAVRTSVIVGFPGEGRREFERLQAFVREAAFDHLGVFTYSREKGTPAFDWGDPVPQVVKERRRDRILEIQAEISARLLARSVGRTEEVLIEGPWEKSGRLLVGRTRSQAPEVDGVVLVERPADWTEAANPIAAVEITHADVYDLHGRIAPQGPAR is encoded by the coding sequence ATGAAGAGCCCCGCGGTCGCCTTGATCACTTTCGGCTGCGCCAAGAACCTCGTCGACAGCGAAGTCATGCTGGGCTTCCTCGATCGGGCCGGTTATCGCTTTGTCTCCGATCCCGACCTGGCCGACGTGGTCATCCTCAACACCTGCGGTTTTATCGGCCCCTCCCGGGACGAGGCCGACGGCGCCATCGGCGAGGCCGTGGAGCGGAAGCGTCGGCGAGGCGGCCGGGTCATCGTGACCGGTTGTTATGCGGAGAGATCGGGTCCGGCCTTGCGCGGTCGCTATCCGGAAGTGGACGCCTGGATCGGGGTCCGCGACTTCGACAAGATCGTCGCCGTCGTCCGCGGCGAGAGCTTCCGGCCCGGTGAACGCACCTTTCTCTACGGGCACGATTCGCCGCGCGTCCTCTCGACGCCCCGGGGCTGGGCTTACCTCAAGGTCTCCGAGGGGTGTTCCCATGAGTGCGCGTTCTGCGCCATTCCCGCCATCAAAGGGCCCTACCGCTCGAGGCCGGCCGTGTCGATCCTGCGCGAAGCCGCGGATTTGGCCGACCGCGGCATGCGCGAAATCGTTCTGATCTCGCAGGACACCACCTACTTCGGCCGAGACCGGGGCCGGGCCGAAGGGCTGGCCGGCCTTCTCGGCGGGCTGGCCCGCGTCGAGGGCCTGGCCCGGATCCGGTTCCTATACGGGTATCCCGAGGAGACCAGCGACGCCCTGCTCGAAGCGATGTCCCACCCCAAGGTCTGTCGTTACCTCGATATCCCCTTTCAACATGCCGACCCGGCGGTGGTCAAACGGATGCGGCGGACCTTTGCTGCGGCCCGGGCCCTCCGCCTCCTGGACAGGATCCGGACCCGCCTGCCCGGAGCCGCCGTCCGGACCTCGGTCATCGTTGGGTTTCCCGGCGAGGGGCGGCGGGAGTTCGAGCGGCTCCAGGCCTTCGTCCGCGAAGCCGCCTTCGATCATCTGGGGGTGTTCACCTATTCGCGCGAAAAAGGCACTCCGGCTTTCGATTGGGGCGATCCGGTGCCCCAGGTGGTCAAAGAGAGACGCCGCGATCGGATCCTCGAAATCCAGGCGGAAATCTCCGCCCGCCTTCTGGCCCGATCCGTCGGCCGGACCGAGGAGGTCCTGATCGAAGGCCCCTGGGAAAAGAGCGGGCGTCTCCTCGTCGGCCGGACGCGGAGCCAGGCGCCCGAAGTGGACGGAGTCGTCCTCGTCGAGCGGCCCGCGGATTGGACAGAAGCCGCGAACCCCATCGCCGCGGTTGAAATCACCCACGCGGACGTGTATGATTTGCACGGCCGGATAGCCCCCCAAGGGCCCGCCCGCTGA
- the ahcY gene encoding adenosylhomocysteinase, protein MEFDVKDLKLAEKGRLRMEWSARFMPVLRSIKAQFAKDKPLKGIRIAACLHVTTETGNLIETLKAGGADVRLTASNPLSTQDDLAATLVKHHKIPVFAIKGEDHKTYYKHIHQSLGHAPHITMDDGADLVTILHTKRQELLKHIIGGTEETTTGVIRLKSMAKHGVLRYPIIAVNDAETKHFFDNRYGTGQSTLDGILRATNVLLAGQHFVIAGYGWCGRGLAMRAQGAGARVIVTEIDPIKAIEALMDGYDVLPMDEAAKIGDIFVTVTGNKSVVAARHFKAMKDGAVVANSGHFNVEVDLKALEAMAVAKRQVRDFVQEYTLPNKRKVFILGEGRLINLAAAEGHPAMVMDMSFANQALSVLHLVKNAAKLGKAVYSVPKVIDAEIARLKLGTMGVRIDKLTPEQKSYLAEWQEGT, encoded by the coding sequence ATGGAATTCGACGTCAAGGACTTGAAGCTCGCCGAGAAGGGCCGCCTCCGCATGGAATGGTCGGCCCGGTTTATGCCGGTTCTGCGGTCCATCAAAGCCCAGTTCGCCAAGGACAAGCCCCTCAAGGGTATCCGGATCGCGGCCTGCCTGCACGTCACCACCGAGACCGGAAATCTGATCGAGACGCTCAAGGCCGGCGGAGCCGACGTCCGTCTGACCGCCTCCAATCCGCTCAGCACCCAGGACGACCTGGCCGCGACCCTGGTCAAGCACCACAAGATCCCCGTCTTCGCCATCAAGGGCGAGGACCACAAGACCTACTATAAGCACATCCACCAGTCTCTCGGCCACGCTCCCCACATCACCATGGACGACGGGGCGGACCTGGTCACGATCCTGCATACCAAGCGCCAGGAGTTGCTCAAGCACATCATCGGCGGCACCGAGGAGACGACGACCGGGGTCATCCGGCTGAAGAGCATGGCCAAACACGGCGTGCTGCGCTACCCGATCATCGCCGTCAACGACGCCGAGACCAAGCATTTCTTCGATAACCGCTACGGCACCGGCCAAAGCACCCTCGACGGCATTCTCCGGGCCACCAACGTCCTGCTGGCCGGCCAGCACTTCGTCATCGCCGGTTACGGCTGGTGCGGGCGCGGCTTGGCCATGCGGGCCCAGGGCGCCGGGGCCCGGGTCATCGTCACTGAGATCGATCCGATCAAGGCCATCGAAGCGCTGATGGACGGCTACGACGTCCTGCCGATGGACGAGGCGGCCAAGATCGGCGACATCTTCGTCACGGTCACGGGCAACAAGTCCGTCGTCGCGGCCCGCCACTTCAAAGCCATGAAGGACGGGGCTGTCGTGGCCAACTCCGGCCATTTCAATGTCGAGGTCGACCTCAAGGCCCTCGAGGCCATGGCCGTGGCCAAGCGCCAAGTCCGGGACTTCGTCCAGGAATACACCCTGCCCAACAAGCGCAAGGTCTTCATCCTGGGGGAGGGGCGGCTGATCAACCTGGCCGCGGCCGAAGGCCACCCGGCCATGGTCATGGATATGAGCTTCGCTAACCAGGCTCTCAGCGTCCTGCACCTGGTCAAGAACGCGGCCAAGCTGGGCAAGGCGGTCTATTCGGTCCCCAAGGTCATCGACGCCGAGATCGCCCGCCTCAAGCTGGGCACGATGGGCGTTCGGATCGACAAGCTGACGCCCGAGCAGAAGAGCTACCTGGCCGAATGGCAGGAAGGGACCTGA
- the asnS gene encoding asparagine--tRNA ligase, with amino-acid sequence MKWVYVEDIAAYKDQDVEIRGWVYNKTSMGKVRFILVRDGTGIIQATAFSKDETNPLFAQFDSLTQESSLIVRGRVREDKRAPGGHELSLSEIEIVQIAKDYPITPKEHSTPFLMEHRHLWLRSSKQHAVLQVRAEVVKAIRNFFDDRGFRLMDTPILTPSACEGTTTLFETKYFDQAAYLSQSGQLYNEATAAAFGKVYCFGPAFRAEKSKTRRHLIEFWMVEPEVAFADLEDTIGLGTDLILFIIDRVLTRRRAELETLERNPKPLEAVAGPFPRFTYDDILPRLQEKGSAMAYGDDFGAPEETILSGLSANPVLITHFPAAIKAFYMQPDAARPDLALGVDFMAPEGYGEIIGGGQRIHDPELLEQRIREHDLPREAYQWYIDLRKYGSCPHAGFGMGVERMVSWMCGIKHIRETIPFPRLLYRIYP; translated from the coding sequence ATGAAATGGGTCTATGTCGAGGATATCGCCGCTTACAAGGACCAGGACGTCGAGATCCGCGGCTGGGTCTACAACAAGACCTCCATGGGCAAGGTCCGCTTCATCCTAGTCCGGGACGGGACCGGGATCATCCAGGCCACCGCCTTCAGCAAGGATGAGACGAATCCGCTTTTCGCCCAGTTCGACTCGCTGACCCAAGAGTCTTCGCTCATCGTCCGGGGCCGCGTTCGGGAAGACAAGCGGGCGCCCGGCGGGCACGAGCTGAGCCTGTCCGAGATCGAGATCGTCCAGATCGCCAAAGACTATCCGATCACGCCCAAGGAGCACTCCACCCCGTTCCTGATGGAGCATCGCCACCTGTGGCTGCGGTCGAGCAAGCAGCACGCCGTTTTGCAGGTCCGGGCCGAGGTCGTCAAGGCCATTCGCAACTTCTTTGACGATCGGGGCTTCCGGCTGATGGACACGCCCATCCTGACGCCCAGCGCTTGCGAGGGGACGACGACCCTCTTCGAAACGAAATATTTCGACCAGGCCGCCTATCTCAGCCAGAGCGGCCAGCTCTACAACGAGGCCACGGCGGCCGCCTTCGGCAAGGTTTATTGCTTCGGCCCCGCCTTCCGGGCCGAAAAATCCAAAACCCGCCGCCACCTGATCGAGTTCTGGATGGTCGAGCCCGAAGTCGCTTTCGCCGACCTGGAAGACACCATCGGCTTGGGCACGGACTTGATCCTGTTCATCATCGACCGGGTCCTCACCCGCCGCCGGGCCGAGCTGGAGACGCTCGAGCGGAATCCCAAGCCGCTCGAGGCCGTGGCCGGTCCCTTCCCCCGCTTTACTTACGACGACATCCTGCCCCGGCTCCAGGAGAAGGGCTCGGCGATGGCGTACGGCGATGATTTCGGCGCTCCCGAGGAGACGATTCTTTCCGGCCTCTCGGCCAACCCCGTCCTGATCACTCACTTCCCGGCCGCCATCAAGGCGTTCTACATGCAGCCTGACGCGGCCCGGCCGGACTTGGCCCTGGGGGTCGACTTCATGGCCCCCGAGGGCTACGGCGAGATCATCGGCGGCGGCCAGCGCATCCACGATCCCGAGCTCCTGGAGCAGAGAATCCGCGAACACGACCTGCCGCGCGAAGCCTATCAATGGTACATCGACCTGCGGAAGTACGGATCCTGCCCCCACGCCGGCTTCGGCATGGGTGTGGAGCGGATGGTGTCCTGGATGTGCGGCATCAAGCATATCCGCGAGACAATCCCCTTTCCGAGGCTCCTCTATCGGATCTATCCCTGA
- a CDS encoding tetratricopeptide repeat protein — protein MKSKSAVLIFLMAALLAACAQSQRSLTAQREKDPQYQYEKAVVCMNAGLTDYAFPYLNQALVLAPRHYQSLNLLGLAHMIKGNLPAAVAALEKCVAIAPDFSDGHNNLATALQESGQIEKAEAEYRKAFALDENYNASFNLAKIEFQRNNPEAALEYAAKSLRKNAKSLLAFNLQGLILESLNRLDEATASYEAAMKLVPGELNVEFNLAIVYTKKEDFARARSMLTSIQRRLRERTPAQAGDAELKKRVDETLKRIENR, from the coding sequence ATGAAATCGAAATCCGCCGTCCTGATCTTCCTGATGGCCGCCCTCTTGGCCGCCTGCGCTCAATCCCAAAGGTCCCTGACGGCTCAGCGGGAGAAGGACCCCCAATACCAATACGAGAAAGCCGTGGTCTGCATGAACGCGGGCCTGACCGACTACGCCTTCCCCTACCTCAATCAGGCCCTGGTCCTCGCCCCCCGGCACTACCAGTCGCTCAATCTCCTGGGCTTGGCCCACATGATCAAAGGCAATCTGCCGGCTGCCGTCGCGGCCTTGGAAAAGTGCGTCGCGATCGCCCCCGACTTTTCGGACGGGCACAACAACCTGGCCACGGCCCTGCAGGAAAGCGGCCAGATCGAGAAGGCCGAGGCGGAATACCGCAAGGCCTTCGCTCTGGACGAAAACTACAACGCCAGCTTCAACCTGGCCAAGATCGAGTTTCAACGGAACAACCCCGAGGCGGCTCTGGAATACGCGGCCAAGTCGCTGCGCAAGAACGCCAAGTCCCTCCTGGCGTTCAACCTTCAGGGCCTGATCCTGGAATCTCTCAACCGCCTGGATGAGGCGACCGCCAGCTATGAGGCCGCCATGAAGCTCGTCCCGGGCGAGCTCAACGTCGAATTCAACCTGGCCATCGTCTACACCAAAAAAGAGGATTTTGCCCGGGCCCGGTCGATGTTGACCTCGATCCAGCGCCGCCTGCGTGAGCGGACGCCGGCCCAGGCGGGAGATGCGGAGCTTAAAAAAAGGGTCGACGAGACGCTCAAGCGAATCGAGAACCGCTAG